Below is a window of Nocardioides sp. S-1144 DNA.
CACCAGGTGCTGCTGGCGGTCGGAGAGGTCGGTGGCCTGGAGCAGCTCGTTGAGCCCGATGATGCCGTTGAGCGGGGTGCGGATCTCGTGGCTCATCGTCGCCAGGAAGTCCGACTTGTGCTCCGAGGCCCGCACCGCCCGGTCCCGCGCGGCCGCCAGCTCGCCGGCCGCCCGCTCGCGCTCGGCGACGCGCGTGAGCTGGGCGGCGGCCTGCTCGACCATGCCGCGGATCATGTCGTGCCGGTACAGCGGCGGGCGCGACGTCATCGCCAGGACGGCGAGGACCTCGTCGTCGAGGACCACCGGGAACGCGATCGTGAGGCGGCGCTCGGTGTCCCACACCGGCTCGCCGCGCCGGTAGGCCTCCTCGGCGGTCGCGAGCTCACGGGCGCCGGCGTCGGGGTCGTCGGGGTCCTCGGGCTCCTCGACCGGGGTGTACCCGGCGTCGGGGTCGACGAGGAGCGGCACCAGCGGCGTCGCCCCGGGGGAGGGGACGAAGGCCCGGGCACGGGTCCAGTCGTCGTGCACCAGCACCAGCAGACGGGCCTGGAGGAGGACCTCGTGCAGCGACGTGGCCTCGTTGGCGGCGGTCGCGACGGCCTGCATGAGGGAGTTCTGCGACACCAGGTCGTGCAGCTGGTCCTCGGTGTCGCGGGCGCGGGTCACGTCCTGGTAGGTCCCCGAGGCCTCGACGAGCCTCCCCTCGGCGTCGTAGGTGCCCAGGGCGCGCAGCCGCACCCACATCCACCCCTCGCGACCGTGCTGGCGCACCTCGAGGTCGACGACCGGTGTCGCGCCGGAGGCGAGGCCGTCGATCGCGGCGCCCATCCGCTGGTGGTCCTCGGGGTGGGTGATGGCCAGCAGGGCCTCGCGCCGGCGTCCCATCAGGGCCTCGGTGTGCTCGCCGTAGAGGTCGACCAGGCCGTCGGAGTACGACACGTGCGCGGCCGTGACGTCCCACGTCCAGCTGCCGCTGCGCGCGATCCGCTCGGCGCGCACGAGCCGCTCCCGGCTGGCGTTGACCGCCTCGAGGAGCTGCTTGGTCTCGTGGTTGTCGGTCAGCCGCAGGATGACGCCGGCGATCCGGTCGCCGTCCACCAGGGCGGTCTGGCGCAGCTTGACCCACAGCGGCGAGCCGTCGTGGCGCACCAGCATCGTGTCGAGCTCGCCGCCCACGATCTCCCCGGCGGCGGCGCGCCCCAGGTAGTCGTCGCCGTGCCGCTGGCCGGCCTCGTCGAGGAACTGCGCCATGTGCAGGCCCTGGAGCGGTGCCACGCCGAGCAGCGACTCGGCGCTCGGGTTCGCGAAGCGGATCGTGCCGTCGAGCTCGAGGGCGACGATGCCGTCGGTGAAGGACTCGACGATCTGGCGGTTGAGGTCGCCCTGCGGCACGTCCGGCCCCTTTCCGTGCAGCCAACCGGTGGAGGACCCCGACTCTCACCCTTGAGCCCCCACGATAGTGGTGCCGGTGGGGTCGTCGTGGCCGAGTCCGGCAGATCCGCCGACCGATCCGCCGCCCGGTCAGCCCGGCCGATCAGCCCGGCCGATCAGCCCGGGGTCGCGGTGACGAGCCAGGCGGCGCCGGGGATCCGCAGCCCGCCGCGGTCGTCGAGGTGCGAGAGCAGGTCGGCACGGACCTCCTCGACGAGGGCGGCCCAGCCGTCGGGTCCGAGCTCCGGCTCGAGGACGGCGCGGGCCCGGGCGCCGGTGGAGGTCGCCAGCACGACGGCCAGGCGCTCCTCGACGCCGTCGCCGTGCCCGGTGGGGTCGGCGCCGGCGTAGTCGCACACGAAGTCGAGCGGCGCGACCGTGGGCGCCCAGCCGGCCGCGGACAGCACGGTGCGCAGCCGCGTCGGGTCGGCGAACGTCGTGGGGCCGGGGGCGTCGACCGGCTCGGGCCCGGCCGGTGGCAACCGCCGGGTGAGGACGTCGGTGCCGAGGGTGAAGATCGGGTTCTCCTCGCGGGTGCGCCAGCACACGAGGACCAGGCGGGCGTCGTCGGCGGCGGCGCCCCGGATCCGCGAGAACGCGGCGACCGGGTCGGCGAAGAACATCACGCCGAAGCGGGAAACGACCCGGTCGAAGGGCCGCCCCGGGGCGACCTCCAGCAGGTCGCTGTCCTGGGCGTCGGCGAGCACGACCGTCGCCCCCGGCACCCGGCGGCGGGCCGCCTCGACCATGGTCGGGGAGATGTCGACGCCGACCGCCTCGGCACCGGCCGCCGTCGCGGCGGCGAGCAGCGTGCCCGAGCCGCAGCCGACGTCCAGGACGCGGTTGCCCGCCGTGAGGCCGGCGGCCGTCAGGATGGCCTCGGTCACGGGCGCGAAGGCGGCGTCGAAGACGGCCTCCTGCGCGACCCAGCCGCGCCCGACGTCGGTCCAGTCGGAGCGCTGGCCCTCGTTGTCGCCGCTCACCGGTGCCTCAGGCCCGGCTCGCGTGCAGCGCGGCGCCGATGATCCCGGCCTTGTTGCGCAGCACCGCCGGGATGATCGGGGTCTCGATGCGGACCATCGGCAGGAACTGGTCGGCGTGCTTGCTGACCCCGCCGCCGACGACGAACAGGTCGGGCGAGAGCAGCCGCTCGACCGTCCGGTAGTAGGTCGTGAGCCGCTCGGACCACTCCTCCCACGAGAGGTCCTCCTTCTCGCGGGCGCTGTTGGCGGCGTGGGACTCGGCGTTGCGGCCCTCGACCTCGAGGTGCCCGAGCTCGGAGTTCGGCACCA
It encodes the following:
- a CDS encoding class I SAM-dependent methyltransferase; translation: MSGDNEGQRSDWTDVGRGWVAQEAVFDAAFAPVTEAILTAAGLTAGNRVLDVGCGSGTLLAAATAAGAEAVGVDISPTMVEAARRRVPGATVVLADAQDSDLLEVAPGRPFDRVVSRFGVMFFADPVAAFSRIRGAAADDARLVLVCWRTREENPIFTLGTDVLTRRLPPAGPEPVDAPGPTTFADPTRLRTVLSAAGWAPTVAPLDFVCDYAGADPTGHGDGVEERLAVVLATSTGARARAVLEPELGPDGWAALVEEVRADLLSHLDDRGGLRIPGAAWLVTATPG